The Anguilla rostrata isolate EN2019 chromosome 18, ASM1855537v3, whole genome shotgun sequence genome has a window encoding:
- the LOC135245132 gene encoding mu-type opioid receptor-like isoform X2 has translation MKTATNIYIFNLALADALATSTLPFQSINYLMGTWPFGDVLCKIVISIDYYNMFTSIFTLTTMSVDRYIAVCHPIKALDFRTPRNAKIVNVCNWILSSAIALPVMVMASTIEDYNDKYNGYTDCTLLFPHPSWYWETLLKICVFIFAFIMPVLIITVCYGLMILRLKSVRMLSGSKEKDRNLRRITRMVLVVVAVFIVCWTPIHIFVIIKALVDIPKSLLQTITWHFCIALGYTNSCLNPVLYAFLDENFKRCFRKFCSPMSPGPEVQNSVRTRNPPREHNSSGHTLERSRQQV, from the exons ATGAAAACAGCCACCAACATCTACATCTTCAACCTGGCTCTGGCCGACGCCCTGGCCACCAGCACGCTGCCCTTCCAGAGCATCAACTACCTGATGGGCACCTGGCCCTTCGGGGACGTGCTCTGCAAAATAGTAATTTCCATCGACTACTACAACATGTTCACCAGCATCTTCACCCTCACCACCATGAGCGTCGACCGCTACATCGCCGTCTGCCACCCGATTAAGGCTCTGGACTTCCGCACGCCACGCAACGCCAAGATCGTCAACGTCTGCAACTGGATCCTGTCCTCTGCCATCGCCTTGCCCGTCATGGTCATGGCATCCACCATCGAGGACTACAATGACAAGTACAACG GGTATACAGACTGCACTCTGCTGTTCCCACACCCCTCCTGGTACTGGGAGACGCTGCTGAAGATCTGCGTCTTCATCTTCGCCTTCATCATGCCCGTGCTCATCATCACGGTGTGCTACGGCCTGATGATCCTGCGGCTGAAGAGCGTGCGCATGCTGTCAGGTTCCAAGGAGAAGGACCGCAACCTGCGTCGCATCACCCGcatggtgctggtggtggtggccGTCTTCATCGTCTGCTGGACGCCCATCCACATCTTCGTCATCATCAAGGCCCTGGTAGATATCCCCAAGTCACTGCTGCAGACCATCACCTGGCACTTCTGCATTGCGCTGGGCTACACCAACAGCTGCCTCAACCCCGTCCTGTACGCCTTTCTGGACGAGAACTTCAAGCGCTGCTTCCGCAAGTTCTGCAGCCCCATGTCCCCGGGCCCGGAGGTGCAGAACTCGGTCCGAACCCGCAACCCGCCGCGGGAGCACAACTCCAGCGGCCACACCCTGGAGCGCAGCAGACAGCAGGTATGA
- the LOC135245131 gene encoding angiotensinogen-like, whose protein sequence is MVEISRSLLLIALVTVAAANRVYVHPFGLFALGNGSCKNTEAPAAVPLETVPLASIEDGVEPDPVYANTEQKGNVTQTTAVLAQLLNFLGQRLYNVLRAQKAPNALFSPVEAYGALVTFYLGAWGDTASQLQKLLGLESETASADCLSQFDGHKVLRTLRYINGLIDGTTDELRTQAWVFSAANLSESFVRGVWEFSDTSYTRAVDISQSMRAQSQLNDFMEKTSPWKTKLLFQDINSTSDLLFASSMHFKGKWRTMFRPEATSLQEFWIDDKTSVTVPLMTHKGIYSYLDDKRRKCTVLKLPLSRHAYMLLVLPYEGAQMDTIEDKLIVHISEWTQHLKEGLLEVSLPKLSLNVVNDLQSILTNLGLPSLLGTGANFSHLSRKENFTVGEVLNEVVFETSEEGSEQQDEPKGAEAAMKLTVNRPFCFAIVEESSSALLLLGRIGNPVK, encoded by the exons ATGGTTGAGATAAGCAGGTCGCTCCTCTTGATCGCTCTTGTTACCGTGGCGGCCGCAAACCGTGTGTACGTGCACCCCTTCGGCCTGTTCGCCCTGGGCAACGGCAGCTGCAAGAACACCGAGGCCCCGGCGGCGGTGCCCCTGGAAACCGTACCCCTGGCGTCGATCGAAGACGGCGTGGAGCCCGACCCTGTGTACGCGAACACAGAGCAGAAGGGGAATGTCACCCAGACGACCGCGGTCCTCGCGCAGCTCCTCAACTTCCTGGGCCAGCGGCTCTACAATGTGTTGAGGGCGCAGAAGGCCCCCAACGCCCTCTTCTCCCCCGTGGAGGCCTACGGGGCCCTGGTCACCTTCTACCTTGGGGCCTGGGGGGACACGGCCAGCCAGCTCCAGAAGCTCCTGGGGCTGGAGAGTGAGACGGCCTCTGCGGACTGCCTGTCGCAGTTCGACGGGCACAAGGTGCTGCGCACGCTCCGCTACATCAACGGCCTGATCGACGGAACAACGGACGAGCTCCGGACGCAGGCCTGGGTCTTCAGTGCCGCCAACCTGTCGGAGAGCTTCGTCCGGGGAGTCTGGGAATTCTCTGACACCTCCTACACCCGAGCAGTGGACATCTCCCAGTCCATGCGCGCCCAATCCCAGCTCAACGACTTCATGGAGAAGACATCGCCATGGAAAACCAAACTCCTGTTCCAGGACATAAACTCCACCTCTGACCTCCTGTTCGCCAGCTCCATGCATTTCAAGG ggaaGTGGAGGACAATGTTCAGACCAGAGGCAACGTCCCTGCAGGAGTTCTGGATCGATGACAAGACCAGCGTCACGGTTCCTCTCATGACCCACAAAGGAATATACAGCTACCTGGACGACAAGCGCAGGAAGTGCACGGTCCTCAAACTGCCCCTGAGCAGACATGCCTACATGCTTCTGGTTCTGCCGTACGAGGGGGCCCAGATGGACACCATTGAAGACAAGCTCATAGTTCACATCTCAGAGTGGACCCAGCACCTAAAGGAAGG GCTTCTGGAGGTCTCTCTCCCCAAGCTGTCCCTTAACGTGGTGAATGATCTGCAAAGTATCCTCACTAACTTGGGGCTGCCCAGTCTGCTGGGCACAGGGGCCAACTTCAGCCACCTCAGCAGAAAGGAGAACTTCACTGTGGGCGAG GTTTTAAATGAGGTGGTGTTCGAGACATCTGAGGAGGGATCGGAGCAGCAGGACGAGCCCAAGGGCGCTGAAGCAGCGATGAAGCTGACAGTCAACAGGCCCTTCTGCTTCGCCATCGTAGAGGAAAGCTCCAGtgctctcctcctgctggggaGAATAGGGAACCCTGTAAAATGA